From the Tripterygium wilfordii isolate XIE 37 chromosome 6, ASM1340144v1, whole genome shotgun sequence genome, one window contains:
- the LOC119999502 gene encoding transcriptional corepressor LEUNIG_HOMOLOG-like isoform X1 has translation MTQSNWEADKMLDVYIHDYLLKRKLHASAKAFMSEGKVATDPVAIDAPGGFLFEWWSVFWDIFIARTNEKHSEAAAAYLETQQIKAREQQQLQMQQLQLMQQRNAQLQRRDPNHPAVVGSANPINSEGMMGQPPTSMLAMKMYEERVKHPHSIDSETSPGLIDTNRMNLLKPATGHQGRLVQGNSGNVTAALQQTQARTSLATDVKSEVNLGAPQKSLPMDPSSIYGQAILQSKSGLGGAGLNQGVTGLPLKGWPLTGIDQLRPNLGVQLQKPNLQTQNQFLLTSQQQQVMAQAQAPNNLGSSTSYGDLDPRRFNQFARGGLNVKDGQSTRNDGSVCSPVQASSPKMKMAQMQHASSQQQGQMQQPQQLQQNNRKRKQHSSSGAANSTGTGNTLGPSPNSPPSTHTSCDGITTTSGLKHVSSVSKSSIIYGPDGTSGLASSSNLLEEIERFGDVALDDNMDSILSHDVGDGRDLYGTLKQNVADHSKESSKGFTFGEVGCIRTSSNVTCCHFSSDGKLLASGGHDKKVVLWNMDTLQTESTPEEHKLIITDVRFRPNSTQLATASFDKSVRLWDAANPSYSLQAYTGHSAPVMSLDFHPKKTDLFCFCDHDNEIQYWSINPFSRTRVSKGGTAQVRFQPRIGQLLAAASDKIVAVFDVETDRQTHYFQGHSEIVNYICWDANGDYLASMSQNLVKIWSIASGECIQELSPSGNQFHSCAFHPSYSTLLVIGGISALELWNMADNKSMTIPVHENIISALAQSSVTGMIASASHDSSVKLWK, from the exons ATGACGCAGAGTAATTGGGAGGCGGATAAGAT GCTTGATGTGTATATTCATGATTAtttattgaaaagaaaattgcaTGCGTCTGCTAAAGCTTTTATGTCTGAGGGAAAGGTTGCAACAGATCCAGTAG CAATTGATGCACCTGGAGGATTTCTCTTTGAATGGTGGTCTGTCTTCTGGGACATATTTATAGCAAGGACAAATGAGAAGCATTCTGAGGCTGCTGCAGCTTATTTGGAG ACACAGCAAATAAAGGCAAGAGAGCAACAACAGCTGCAAATGCAGCAGTTGCAACTCATGCAGCAACGTAATGCGCAGTTGCAAAGAAGGGATCCTAATCATCCTGCTGTTGTTGGATCTGCGAACCCTATTAACTCTGAAGGAATGATGGGACAGCCACCAACCAGCATGTTGGCCATGAAAATGTATGAAGAACGTGTGAAACACCCTCATTCAATAGATTCAGAGACCTCCCCCGGTCTTATTGACACTAATAGGATGAATCTTTTGAAACCTGCGACCGGCCATCAAGG CCGGCTTGTACAAGGTAACTCCGGGAATGTGACTGCAGCTTTGCAGCAAACACAGGCGCGAACTTCATTGGCCACT GACGTCAAAAGCGAAGTTAACCTTGGTGCACCTCAAAAAAGTTTGCCAATGGATCCCTCATCTATTTATGGACAAGCAATTCTTCAGTCAAAATCGGGACTTGGTGGTGCAG GATTAAACCAAGGTGTCACTGGTCTCCCATTAAAGGGTTGGCCCTTAACT GGTATTGACCAATTACGTCCGAATTTGGGTGTTCAGCTGCAGAAGCCTAATCTGCAGACCCAAAACCAATTTCTGTTGACATCACAACAACAGCAGGTCATGGCACAGGCTCAGGCACCAAATAACCTTGGAAGTTCAACTAGCTATGGAGATTTGGATCCCCGAAGGTTTAATCAGTTTGCTAGAGGTGGTTTAAATGTGAAAGATGGTCAATCCACTCGAAATGACGGATCTGTATGTTCTCCAGTGCAAGCAAGTTCCCCAAAG ATGAAGATGGCCCAGATGCAGCACGCTTCGTCACAACAGCAGGGCCAAATGCAGCAGCCGCAGCAACTGCAACAG AATAACAGGAAAAGGAAACAACACTCTTCTTCTGGAGCTGCCAACAGCACAGGTACAGGAAATACATTGGGTCCTTCACCAAACTCGCCTCCTTCTACTCACACTTCTTGTGATGGAATTACTACAACAAGTGGTTTGAAGCATGTAAGCAGTGTGTCGAAAAGCTCAATAATTTATGGTCCAGATGGTACCAGTGGTCTTGCATCATCTTCCAATCTGCTG GAAGAGATAGAGCGGTTTGGAGATGTCGCTTTAGATGACAACATGGATTCGATCCTTTCTCATGATGTTGGCGATGGAAGGGATTTATATGGAACGTTAAAACAAAATGTGGCTGACCACTCCAAAGAGTCTTCTAAAG GTTTTACATTTGGCGAGGTTGGTTGCATACGGACAAGTAGCAACGTTACTTGCTGCCATTTTTCTTCAGATGGGAAGTTATTGGCCAGTGGTGGACATGACAAGAAG GTTGTCCTTTGGAACATGGATACCTTGCAAACAGAAAGCACCCCTGAAGAACACAAGTTAATTATTACAGATGTCCGTTTTAGGCCCAATTCAACTCAGCTGGCAACAGCTTCGTTCGATAAATCAGTGCGATTATGGGATGCGGCCAAT CCAAGCTATTCTTTGCAAGCCTATACGGGGCACAGTGCTCCTGTCATGTCTCTCGACTTCCACCCCAAGAAGACTGATCTTTTCTGTTTCTGCGATCATGACAACGAAATTCAGTATTGGAGCATCAATCCATTCTCACGTACTCGCGTCTCTAAG GGAGGTACTGCACAAGTGAGATTCCAACCAAGAATTGGACAACTACTGGCTGCAGCTTCGGATAAAATAGTGGCTGTCTTTGATGTGGAAACAGACAGGCAAACACATTATTTCCAG GGTCACTCTGAAATTGTAAACTACATATGCTGGGATGCAAATGGAGATTATTTAGCATCTATGAGTCAGAACTTGGTAAAGATATGGTCAATAGCCTCTGGAGAGTGCATTCAGGAGCTCAGCCCCAGTGGAAACCAATTCCACTCCTGTGCTTTTCACCCGAGTTATTCAACACTCTTAGTGATCGGAGGAATCTCG GCATTAGAGCTGTGGAACATGGCCGATAACAAGAGCATGACCATTCCAGTGCATGAGAATATAATTTCAGCTTTGGCGCAGTCATCAGTCACTGGAATGATAGCTTCTGCAAGCCATGACAGCTCTGTTAAGTTATGGAAATAA
- the LOC119999502 gene encoding transcriptional corepressor LEUNIG_HOMOLOG-like isoform X2 codes for MTQSNWEADKMLDVYIHDYLLKRKLHASAKAFMSEGKVATDPVAIDAPGGFLFEWWSVFWDIFIARTNEKHSEAAAAYLETQQIKAREQQQLQMQQLQLMQQRNAQLQRRDPNHPAVVGSANPINSEGMMGQPPTSMLAMKMYEERVKHPHSIDSETSPGLIDTNRMNLLKPATGHQGRLVQGNSGNVTAALQQTQDVKSEVNLGAPQKSLPMDPSSIYGQAILQSKSGLGGAGLNQGVTGLPLKGWPLTGIDQLRPNLGVQLQKPNLQTQNQFLLTSQQQQVMAQAQAPNNLGSSTSYGDLDPRRFNQFARGGLNVKDGQSTRNDGSVCSPVQASSPKMKMAQMQHASSQQQGQMQQPQQLQQNNRKRKQHSSSGAANSTGTGNTLGPSPNSPPSTHTSCDGITTTSGLKHVSSVSKSSIIYGPDGTSGLASSSNLLEEIERFGDVALDDNMDSILSHDVGDGRDLYGTLKQNVADHSKESSKGFTFGEVGCIRTSSNVTCCHFSSDGKLLASGGHDKKVVLWNMDTLQTESTPEEHKLIITDVRFRPNSTQLATASFDKSVRLWDAANPSYSLQAYTGHSAPVMSLDFHPKKTDLFCFCDHDNEIQYWSINPFSRTRVSKGGTAQVRFQPRIGQLLAAASDKIVAVFDVETDRQTHYFQGHSEIVNYICWDANGDYLASMSQNLVKIWSIASGECIQELSPSGNQFHSCAFHPSYSTLLVIGGISALELWNMADNKSMTIPVHENIISALAQSSVTGMIASASHDSSVKLWK; via the exons ATGACGCAGAGTAATTGGGAGGCGGATAAGAT GCTTGATGTGTATATTCATGATTAtttattgaaaagaaaattgcaTGCGTCTGCTAAAGCTTTTATGTCTGAGGGAAAGGTTGCAACAGATCCAGTAG CAATTGATGCACCTGGAGGATTTCTCTTTGAATGGTGGTCTGTCTTCTGGGACATATTTATAGCAAGGACAAATGAGAAGCATTCTGAGGCTGCTGCAGCTTATTTGGAG ACACAGCAAATAAAGGCAAGAGAGCAACAACAGCTGCAAATGCAGCAGTTGCAACTCATGCAGCAACGTAATGCGCAGTTGCAAAGAAGGGATCCTAATCATCCTGCTGTTGTTGGATCTGCGAACCCTATTAACTCTGAAGGAATGATGGGACAGCCACCAACCAGCATGTTGGCCATGAAAATGTATGAAGAACGTGTGAAACACCCTCATTCAATAGATTCAGAGACCTCCCCCGGTCTTATTGACACTAATAGGATGAATCTTTTGAAACCTGCGACCGGCCATCAAGG CCGGCTTGTACAAGGTAACTCCGGGAATGTGACTGCAGCTTTGCAGCAAACACAG GACGTCAAAAGCGAAGTTAACCTTGGTGCACCTCAAAAAAGTTTGCCAATGGATCCCTCATCTATTTATGGACAAGCAATTCTTCAGTCAAAATCGGGACTTGGTGGTGCAG GATTAAACCAAGGTGTCACTGGTCTCCCATTAAAGGGTTGGCCCTTAACT GGTATTGACCAATTACGTCCGAATTTGGGTGTTCAGCTGCAGAAGCCTAATCTGCAGACCCAAAACCAATTTCTGTTGACATCACAACAACAGCAGGTCATGGCACAGGCTCAGGCACCAAATAACCTTGGAAGTTCAACTAGCTATGGAGATTTGGATCCCCGAAGGTTTAATCAGTTTGCTAGAGGTGGTTTAAATGTGAAAGATGGTCAATCCACTCGAAATGACGGATCTGTATGTTCTCCAGTGCAAGCAAGTTCCCCAAAG ATGAAGATGGCCCAGATGCAGCACGCTTCGTCACAACAGCAGGGCCAAATGCAGCAGCCGCAGCAACTGCAACAG AATAACAGGAAAAGGAAACAACACTCTTCTTCTGGAGCTGCCAACAGCACAGGTACAGGAAATACATTGGGTCCTTCACCAAACTCGCCTCCTTCTACTCACACTTCTTGTGATGGAATTACTACAACAAGTGGTTTGAAGCATGTAAGCAGTGTGTCGAAAAGCTCAATAATTTATGGTCCAGATGGTACCAGTGGTCTTGCATCATCTTCCAATCTGCTG GAAGAGATAGAGCGGTTTGGAGATGTCGCTTTAGATGACAACATGGATTCGATCCTTTCTCATGATGTTGGCGATGGAAGGGATTTATATGGAACGTTAAAACAAAATGTGGCTGACCACTCCAAAGAGTCTTCTAAAG GTTTTACATTTGGCGAGGTTGGTTGCATACGGACAAGTAGCAACGTTACTTGCTGCCATTTTTCTTCAGATGGGAAGTTATTGGCCAGTGGTGGACATGACAAGAAG GTTGTCCTTTGGAACATGGATACCTTGCAAACAGAAAGCACCCCTGAAGAACACAAGTTAATTATTACAGATGTCCGTTTTAGGCCCAATTCAACTCAGCTGGCAACAGCTTCGTTCGATAAATCAGTGCGATTATGGGATGCGGCCAAT CCAAGCTATTCTTTGCAAGCCTATACGGGGCACAGTGCTCCTGTCATGTCTCTCGACTTCCACCCCAAGAAGACTGATCTTTTCTGTTTCTGCGATCATGACAACGAAATTCAGTATTGGAGCATCAATCCATTCTCACGTACTCGCGTCTCTAAG GGAGGTACTGCACAAGTGAGATTCCAACCAAGAATTGGACAACTACTGGCTGCAGCTTCGGATAAAATAGTGGCTGTCTTTGATGTGGAAACAGACAGGCAAACACATTATTTCCAG GGTCACTCTGAAATTGTAAACTACATATGCTGGGATGCAAATGGAGATTATTTAGCATCTATGAGTCAGAACTTGGTAAAGATATGGTCAATAGCCTCTGGAGAGTGCATTCAGGAGCTCAGCCCCAGTGGAAACCAATTCCACTCCTGTGCTTTTCACCCGAGTTATTCAACACTCTTAGTGATCGGAGGAATCTCG GCATTAGAGCTGTGGAACATGGCCGATAACAAGAGCATGACCATTCCAGTGCATGAGAATATAATTTCAGCTTTGGCGCAGTCATCAGTCACTGGAATGATAGCTTCTGCAAGCCATGACAGCTCTGTTAAGTTATGGAAATAA
- the LOC119999502 gene encoding transcriptional corepressor LEUNIG_HOMOLOG-like isoform X3, protein MTQSNWEADKMLDVYIHDYLLKRKLHASAKAFMSEGKVATDPVAIDAPGGFLFEWWSVFWDIFIARTNEKHSEAAAAYLETQQIKAREQQQLQMQQLQLMQQRNAQLQRRDPNHPAVVGSANPINSEGMMGQPPTSMLAMKMYEERVKHPHSIDSETSPGLIDTNRMNLLKPATGHQGRLVQGNSGNVTAALQQTQARTSLATDVKSEVNLGAPQKSLPMDPSSIYGQAILQSKSGLGGAGLNQGVTGLPLKGWPLTGIDQLRPNLGVQLQKPNLQTQNQFLLTSQQQQVMAQAQAPNNLGSSTSYGDLDPRRFNQFARGGLNVKDGQSTRNDGSMKMAQMQHASSQQQGQMQQPQQLQQNNRKRKQHSSSGAANSTGTGNTLGPSPNSPPSTHTSCDGITTTSGLKHVSSVSKSSIIYGPDGTSGLASSSNLLEEIERFGDVALDDNMDSILSHDVGDGRDLYGTLKQNVADHSKESSKGFTFGEVGCIRTSSNVTCCHFSSDGKLLASGGHDKKVVLWNMDTLQTESTPEEHKLIITDVRFRPNSTQLATASFDKSVRLWDAANPSYSLQAYTGHSAPVMSLDFHPKKTDLFCFCDHDNEIQYWSINPFSRTRVSKGGTAQVRFQPRIGQLLAAASDKIVAVFDVETDRQTHYFQGHSEIVNYICWDANGDYLASMSQNLVKIWSIASGECIQELSPSGNQFHSCAFHPSYSTLLVIGGISALELWNMADNKSMTIPVHENIISALAQSSVTGMIASASHDSSVKLWK, encoded by the exons ATGACGCAGAGTAATTGGGAGGCGGATAAGAT GCTTGATGTGTATATTCATGATTAtttattgaaaagaaaattgcaTGCGTCTGCTAAAGCTTTTATGTCTGAGGGAAAGGTTGCAACAGATCCAGTAG CAATTGATGCACCTGGAGGATTTCTCTTTGAATGGTGGTCTGTCTTCTGGGACATATTTATAGCAAGGACAAATGAGAAGCATTCTGAGGCTGCTGCAGCTTATTTGGAG ACACAGCAAATAAAGGCAAGAGAGCAACAACAGCTGCAAATGCAGCAGTTGCAACTCATGCAGCAACGTAATGCGCAGTTGCAAAGAAGGGATCCTAATCATCCTGCTGTTGTTGGATCTGCGAACCCTATTAACTCTGAAGGAATGATGGGACAGCCACCAACCAGCATGTTGGCCATGAAAATGTATGAAGAACGTGTGAAACACCCTCATTCAATAGATTCAGAGACCTCCCCCGGTCTTATTGACACTAATAGGATGAATCTTTTGAAACCTGCGACCGGCCATCAAGG CCGGCTTGTACAAGGTAACTCCGGGAATGTGACTGCAGCTTTGCAGCAAACACAGGCGCGAACTTCATTGGCCACT GACGTCAAAAGCGAAGTTAACCTTGGTGCACCTCAAAAAAGTTTGCCAATGGATCCCTCATCTATTTATGGACAAGCAATTCTTCAGTCAAAATCGGGACTTGGTGGTGCAG GATTAAACCAAGGTGTCACTGGTCTCCCATTAAAGGGTTGGCCCTTAACT GGTATTGACCAATTACGTCCGAATTTGGGTGTTCAGCTGCAGAAGCCTAATCTGCAGACCCAAAACCAATTTCTGTTGACATCACAACAACAGCAGGTCATGGCACAGGCTCAGGCACCAAATAACCTTGGAAGTTCAACTAGCTATGGAGATTTGGATCCCCGAAGGTTTAATCAGTTTGCTAGAGGTGGTTTAAATGTGAAAGATGGTCAATCCACTCGAAATGACGGATCT ATGAAGATGGCCCAGATGCAGCACGCTTCGTCACAACAGCAGGGCCAAATGCAGCAGCCGCAGCAACTGCAACAG AATAACAGGAAAAGGAAACAACACTCTTCTTCTGGAGCTGCCAACAGCACAGGTACAGGAAATACATTGGGTCCTTCACCAAACTCGCCTCCTTCTACTCACACTTCTTGTGATGGAATTACTACAACAAGTGGTTTGAAGCATGTAAGCAGTGTGTCGAAAAGCTCAATAATTTATGGTCCAGATGGTACCAGTGGTCTTGCATCATCTTCCAATCTGCTG GAAGAGATAGAGCGGTTTGGAGATGTCGCTTTAGATGACAACATGGATTCGATCCTTTCTCATGATGTTGGCGATGGAAGGGATTTATATGGAACGTTAAAACAAAATGTGGCTGACCACTCCAAAGAGTCTTCTAAAG GTTTTACATTTGGCGAGGTTGGTTGCATACGGACAAGTAGCAACGTTACTTGCTGCCATTTTTCTTCAGATGGGAAGTTATTGGCCAGTGGTGGACATGACAAGAAG GTTGTCCTTTGGAACATGGATACCTTGCAAACAGAAAGCACCCCTGAAGAACACAAGTTAATTATTACAGATGTCCGTTTTAGGCCCAATTCAACTCAGCTGGCAACAGCTTCGTTCGATAAATCAGTGCGATTATGGGATGCGGCCAAT CCAAGCTATTCTTTGCAAGCCTATACGGGGCACAGTGCTCCTGTCATGTCTCTCGACTTCCACCCCAAGAAGACTGATCTTTTCTGTTTCTGCGATCATGACAACGAAATTCAGTATTGGAGCATCAATCCATTCTCACGTACTCGCGTCTCTAAG GGAGGTACTGCACAAGTGAGATTCCAACCAAGAATTGGACAACTACTGGCTGCAGCTTCGGATAAAATAGTGGCTGTCTTTGATGTGGAAACAGACAGGCAAACACATTATTTCCAG GGTCACTCTGAAATTGTAAACTACATATGCTGGGATGCAAATGGAGATTATTTAGCATCTATGAGTCAGAACTTGGTAAAGATATGGTCAATAGCCTCTGGAGAGTGCATTCAGGAGCTCAGCCCCAGTGGAAACCAATTCCACTCCTGTGCTTTTCACCCGAGTTATTCAACACTCTTAGTGATCGGAGGAATCTCG GCATTAGAGCTGTGGAACATGGCCGATAACAAGAGCATGACCATTCCAGTGCATGAGAATATAATTTCAGCTTTGGCGCAGTCATCAGTCACTGGAATGATAGCTTCTGCAAGCCATGACAGCTCTGTTAAGTTATGGAAATAA